The DNA region cacacacacacacacacaaaatgaaggTTGAACAGTAACATGCATGGAGTTACATAGATTTgaaatatgtttgtatgtgaatAAGAGGAACAAAATAGCAAAGAAATAAACATCAAGACAGACAGATTAAGCAACATTTAATATTTAAACATAAGATGAGTTTtcaagacagacaaataaatagatagacaaattcaaagtatgtatgtatgtatgtatgtatgtatgtagacaGACGTATTggaaggaagacagacagatgtaACAGGAGttaggaagacagacagacaggcagacatatggacatacagacagacagacaggcaggcaggcagacatggacagacaggcaggcaggcaggcagacagacaagcaggcaggcagacatggacagacaggcaggcagacaggcagacatggacagacatacagacaggcaggcaggcagacatggacagacagacagacaggcaggcagacatgtacagacagacagacagacaggcaggcaggcagacatggacagacagacagacaggcaggcaggcagacatggacatacaggcaggcagacatggacagacagacagacagacagacaggcaggcaggcagacatggacagacagacagacaggcaggcaggcagacatggacagacagacagacagacagacagacaggcaggcagacatggacagacagacagacagacaggcaggcagacatatggacagacagacagacaggcaggcaggcagacatggacagacagacagacagacagacaggcaggcaggcagacatggacagacagacagacagacaggcaggcagacatatggacagacagacagacaggcaggcagacatatggacagacagacagacagacagacaggcaggcaggcagacatggacagacagacagacaggcagacatatGGACAGACAGATGTAGCTCACTGTGTAGACGGAGttgtcggcggcggcggcggcctccTCGTCGTCTGTTGCGTCCTCTACCGCTGCCCCCCCGGCGTCGCCCCCCTGACTCGTCCTGACCATGGTCACGTTCGTGCCACCGTCGCCATGGCCATCGAGAGCAGCCTGGCtctaaaaacacaacaaaacaaaacaaaactcatTAGGTCAAACCCAAcataaagtcaagtcaagtcaagtttatttatatagcgcatttcatacacagaggtcattcaatgtgctttacataaacaaaaaccgaacggtaatagcagataaaagcaaacacaaaactcaaacaaaacaaatgaaacaaagaCATTTAAAGCAAGCAACGTTGTTACTGACAACAAAGCTGTGGGTTCAACTACTCAGTAACAGCTTGAGTGATACAAATGTGCATGCTTTACTTTCACCTTGGATGAAATGTCCTTCTGAACGTGTTAatgtacaaaaataaaacaaagtgaCACAGAACCAACTCatccaaaaataaacaaaagcaaaaaaaggagGATGCTAGAATAAACCACACAAatacggagggggggggggggattgacgTACTCACTCTCAACGAGTGATAAAAGCCTGTCTACTCTTATGACTCTTCCAGCCTGTCTTCTCAGATCACCAGCTCTTCAGGCTGTGTTGTGAGCGCATGGTTTAGACGGCGCATGCAGTATTCATGGTCGACTACAGTAATGGCCGATCAGGCCCTTTTTTGCAGCGTAGGAACGGATGAACCAAATTGTGTGAATATCCCGCTACGCCTGTTGTACAGGTGCATCTTATGCAACTTGTACTCAAGGGGGAGGCAATGGCTGTAGGCTGTCGTGTGTTATTTTGTCTCGAACCGACTCGAGAGACGTCAGTGTTGTAGAGGAGCCACTTCAgacggaaagaaagaaagaaaaaaggaactTTGCTCTGGTTCATGTTTGCGTACGTGCAGGCTATTTTGAGGATTGTCGATATTTTATTTAAGGGCCCTTTGCACTTTGATCTGCAGATAATATAGCTATGGATAGTAGCAGCAGCTTTGAGACAAAGCACATAGACCCCACATGTTCAACTAAACACCAGCACCGTTGTAGCAAAGCACATAGACCCCACATGTTCAACTAAACTCCAGCACCGTTGTGGCAAAGCACATAGACCCCACATGTTCAACTAAACACCAGCACCGTTGTGGCAAAGCACATAGACCAAACCTGTTCAACTAAACACCAGCACCGTTGTGGCAAAGCACATAGACCCCACCTGTTCAACTAAACACCAGCACCGTTGTGGCAAAGCACATAGACCCCACCTGTTCAACTAAACACCAGCACCGTTGTGGCAAAGCACAGGCCTCATTTACAACTATACACTTAGTATGTcattcacatagtaggctatGAGCGCGTGCTCTTCTCACAGGGGATACCTTTAGCaagttaagggccgttcacaccaagaacgataactgtaATTGTAACAAGATGAGcctccacactgaccaatgataaggaaagtctctcctcgtgttaataaATGTAATGTCTACAATTTGATGGGTTCTGATAGGCTGTCAGCTTTTTTCATTCTCAGAATGGCTATGAAAGATCCCCATATCGTTCTACATGACAACGGTAGGCCACGTGTGGATGTTGTCGTTCCTACTTTCGGTACTATTTTGCCATTATTGTAATTAGTTATCGTTTTAGGTGCGGAAGAgcctttatcttttttttgttaccCGTAAGTTGATATGGTTTACCAGATGTTTGACTATTGCGGCCTGTGGCATTGGTAGCGTGGGCTGCTTGCTCATCAGAGGTCTGGAGCCTAAACCGAGCACCATTAAACAGGAGGTGTAGGAGGCCATTAACGGGGCTGAAGTTGGCATAGTGTTGCATCAGCCATTGTAATGAATGAGAGAGGTGATttatcactctccctctccgggTCTGTAATATCTCCATGCTTATTCCCGACTAGATTACACATTTCCAAATGGCATAAATCATTAGACtgtctcactttttttttttattcttttgcgTTCATGAACAGCTAAGGCTTTTTTTTGTCATAATGTTGTAGACTTATATTTCATTAATGCCGTGGTAATGAAGAGAAAACAATCCATGGTGGTGTTTatggtttattttgtgttttagtTGTCATGTGTCGACAAGTGATCTGTGTGTAGGCTGAAGGGTTTAGTTAGTTTAGTAATGAGATTGGTTCTGCGGGATGATGTACCCAGTGGGAAGATAATTAAGGGAACACTTGTTGGAGGAGCAATCTAAAATGGAAGTGTGCTGTCTTGCCCTGCTGTTTTCGCTAAATGATAATGAGTATTTATAGGGtgctctcatgcagcgtttatacgtcctccctcgctcctcggacctcgatcctcactgatctacataaagaaagatagaagaagggctagactatcccattgttgccgccccataattctttatgtagatcagtgaggatcgaggcccgaggagcgagggaggacatataaacgctgcatgaaaggCACCTACTGTTACACCTGTAACCTTTACCTTATGAAGCTTGATTAGAGGCTTTGAGGATCTGTTTTAGCGTCCctgtatcaccatggtgtcTTTAAAGCtggcaaccaaacctggtcgggagcaggttatgtgctaagttatagctcaaatcgtgaaaaactacCGCTCTCTGACCAAtcctaaccaatccattatcttgaaaaaatTAAGTTATCTCACGTGAGAGATTCTGTCATACTTCTTAGGTGCAGCTCCGCTAACTATGTTgcgcatgcacatactgtatgtcactactatggacgtgcataccatacaaaatctgatgaccatcgattttttgatgttataggttaacCTAGGcggtcttgtgcgtctccacgtttcccgattggccAAAGTCACCTCAACCACGAGAaggcgcacagatctgagctgattGGTCAACTCAAGGCCTACCTTGTAGATGTAgacgcacagatctgagctgattGGTCAACTCAAGGCCTACCTTGTAGATGTAGAGGCACAGATGTGAGCTGATTGGTCAACTCAAGGCCTACCTTGTAGATGTAGACGCACAGACCTGAGCTGATTGGTCAACTCGGGGCCTACCTTGTAGATGTAgacgcacagatctgagctgattGGTCAACTGAAGGCCTACCTTGTAGATGTAGACGCACAGATGTGAGCTGATTGGTCAACTCAAGGCCTACCTTGTAGATGTAGatgcacagatctgagctgattGGTCAACTCAAGGCCTACCTTGTAGATGTAGACGCACAGATGTGAGCTGATTGGTCAACTCAAGGCACAGATGTGAGCTGATTGGTCAACTCAAGGCCTACCTTGTAGATGTAGACGGACCCCAGCGTGCTGAAGACGAGCAGTAGCGCCGTCAGGATGGCCACGGGGGCGACGACGTCGTCCGACAGGTACTGCTTCGTGAAGCCCTCgtctgagacacacagagagacttttCAGCCCTTTATTCAAAAACCTCATTTGGGAACCGAGCAGCGAGGTGACGACGGGAAGAGAGACCCTGGAGTCCTCTGGGAGACACATGAAAGACCGTCTTTGACTTTTAAAACCTTTTACTTCACACATGTGTGACAGGTGAGGAATTAcatcactagagagagagagagagagagagatggagagagagagagacccatatGAAACGACACATGTTTAAAGAGATATTTATGTATGTCCGCCTTAGACTGCAATTTGGCCATGCCAGTTATTCTTTTAAAACCTTTTACTTCACACATATTGGACAGGTGAGGAGTTACatcgccagagagagagagagagagagagacccatgtTTAGAGACATATCAATGCATGCCTGCCTTGGACattagaaataaatatttttgtcatgcttcttaaaaaaaaactgtctgtctgtcgagacggtctctccgtctgtctgtctttctagacggcctgtccatctgtctgtctgtctgtctagacggtctgtccgtctgtctgtctgtctgtttagaCGGTCCATCCGTCTAGacggtctgtccgtctgtctgttaATTAATCTGTTAATCTGTTAATTAAAAAATTACCCAGGTTAATTGCATCCCATTTGCAGTCCTGCcaaaatatttaaatgtttatttgtaccacactaaggtgaccagatgtttgagaccaaaaccggggacataatcccaaaaatgggggacattttcagttagactatcaatctgattgagatacatacaagttttatcttcaaaaaacggggacacaggtagtttttctgtattttcccggggacaggcaaccaaaaacggggactgtcccctggaaccggggacgtctggtcaccctataccACACACATTACTGTCATCTGTCAACAACATTCGAAACATAGACAAGGCTGGCAACTGCATGTGGCAACATTGGTTTCTCAACAAGAGACAATTGCTCAACATGAAACATGATTTTACACAACAGATTGCTGTGTGTTTCACGAAACAGGGCCCTGAAGCAGGGACTGCGGCAAGGAAGAGGTGTGTTGTAGTCGAGAGTTATTCTAACATGCCACAAGAAGCATTCAACAAGCCATGTTTAGCTCCGCCAAgggggttatgttttcatcagggtttgtttgtctgtctgtttgtttgttcacaagataactcaaaaagctaCGGATGGATTTTaattaaattttcagggaaggtctgaaatgacccaaggaaggattgcattttgggagtgatccgtatcaccgtctggatccaggaggcggttatgttttttgcttggcggaggtttggagtgcttttctagtttttttgTTGATATTGGCAATTACAAAATACTCCAACATTTGAGGTTAGGATAGAGGTCAGTTTCACTAAGTAAACTAAGATTTGAATATTTGTTTGGAAACTACAAACACTCTGTCAACTATCAAGGGAGCGAACTTCAAAAAGCTTACCTTTCATATCATTAACTAAAAGACTACATTTAAGTCAGTGCGTAGCAGGAAAGTATGCATCTTGAGGGCCCCACAAAACTGTAAACAATTGTCATGAAATGATGTACATGCAGGCAAAACAAACATGGAGATAGAATGCAATACCTGGTTCATGAACACACATTGTGTAAAATTAATTCAACTCAGTTTTTTTCAGTCATGGCTTCTATATTGCCATTGTCTTTTGGCTACGTTCTGTCTGCTTTACCAAcactccacctccacacacacacacacacactctcacacacacacacacacacacacacacacacacacacacacacacactctctcacacacacacacacacacacacacacacacacacacacacacacacatactcaccacGTGCCAGTATGTAGAGGTACACAGGGGGTGCATTTCTGAAGGTGCAGCGGTACTGCCCGGAATCCGAGCTGTCGTTGAGCGAGAGCACCACCTCCACTTGTTCATGCCGCTCCTTCCAACCGGTCTCCAAGTTGTGCTCGGGCGTCACACTTTTTTTCTCACGGTAACACTGCAGAATGTTGTGGGTGGTGTTTCGCGGCACAACTGCGGTGAAATTGAGGCGGAGGTCGTGTCGGGCGAGGACTACGCGCGTCCGCGGGCCGTTGAGGGTGAGCTTTGCAGTGCCGGCTGGGAATGGGAATGGGAAGGATTGTGAGGGAAGACTACATACATGCTAAGCTAACTGAATGGGAATGGGAAGGATTGTGAGGGAAGACTACATACATGCTAAGCTAACTACATACATGCTAAGCTAACTGAATGGGAATGGGAAGGATTGTGAGGGAAGACTACATACATGCTAAGCTAACTACATACATGCTAAGCTAACTGAATGGGAATGGGAAGGATTGTGAGGGAAGACTACATACATGCTAAGCTAACTACATACATGCTAAGCTAACTGAATGGGAATGAGGAGGACTGTGAGGGAAGACTACATACATGCTAAGCTAACTT from Sardina pilchardus chromosome 1, fSarPil1.1, whole genome shotgun sequence includes:
- the LOC134071471 gene encoding uncharacterized protein LOC134071471; this encodes MLTWNSSLCWMLCLSVRLLRHVEAGTAKLTLNGPRTRVVLARHDLRLNFTAVVPRNTTHNILQCYREKKSVTPEHNLETGWKERHEQVEVVLSLNDSSDSGQYRCTFRNAPPVYLYILARDEGFTKQYLSDDVVAPVAILTALLLVFSTLGSVYIYKSQAALDGHGDGGTNVTMVRTSQGGDAGGAAVEDATDDEEAAAAADNSVYTTLESRPASIYEVLDPSASNSRTQSKKSSRKSSKKKDEAAPAEDGIFESVYENL